The following are encoded in a window of Halorarum salinum genomic DNA:
- a CDS encoding ABC transporter permease, translating to MDRPVGAALRRRVSRAGRTGVLERRALPLLAVATALLLVALFYYPVATVLVEAVREEGRFTFGPLVEVLTDEFYVVRVFGFTAWQAFLSTLASVALGLPGAWVLSRFEFRGRETLKSLTMVPFVLPSVMVAVGFYATFGAGGTLNDLLGALGLRRLDLLPSLGAIIVAHAFYNAPLVTRVTTAAWESVDAGAVETARSLGASPSRAFRDVVVPQLLPAVLMGATLTFVFTFASFPIVLALGGFEYATVEVFVYSAVRQLDYAEAAALATVESAVSLTLTAVYLRYEREQTAERRDVRPLARERLLPERWTDATAWTRDRLASRLAVAGYAGVVLVVFLGPIVSMVYASLTVDGGFTLDAYRFLLRRQVSGAAFQVRPLPAVLNSLAFGAATLVVALPMGVSMGVLTTRRFRGRVLVDALSMAPLAVSGIVVGLGLLRGLVFGVEAFGYRFTASGPAAIVAAHAVAAYPFVVRNVSPGLDGLDRTLVESARSLGASRVRALLDVELPLVWPGVVAGAAFAFAISVGEFDATVILAEGGDVYTMPVAVERFIGRRLGPATAMGTVLLAVTAASFVVIERVGGGFRG from the coding sequence ATGGACCGACCAGTGGGCGCGGCGCTTCGCCGGCGGGTGAGTCGGGCCGGACGGACCGGCGTCCTCGAACGGCGCGCGCTCCCCCTGCTGGCGGTCGCGACGGCCCTGCTCCTCGTCGCGCTGTTCTACTACCCCGTGGCGACGGTGCTGGTCGAGGCCGTCCGGGAGGAGGGCCGGTTCACGTTCGGGCCGCTCGTCGAGGTGCTGACCGACGAGTTCTACGTCGTCCGCGTGTTCGGCTTTACCGCCTGGCAGGCGTTCCTCTCGACGCTCGCGAGCGTCGCGCTCGGCCTCCCGGGCGCGTGGGTGCTCTCCCGGTTCGAGTTCCGCGGGCGCGAGACGCTGAAGTCGCTGACGATGGTGCCGTTCGTGCTCCCCTCGGTGATGGTCGCGGTCGGCTTCTACGCCACCTTCGGCGCGGGCGGGACGCTCAACGACCTGCTCGGCGCGCTCGGCCTCCGTCGGCTCGACCTGCTCCCGTCGCTCGGCGCGATAATCGTCGCGCACGCCTTCTACAACGCCCCGCTCGTGACCCGCGTGACGACGGCGGCCTGGGAGTCCGTCGACGCGGGCGCCGTCGAGACGGCCCGCTCGCTCGGCGCCTCCCCCTCGCGGGCGTTTCGGGACGTGGTGGTCCCACAGCTCCTCCCGGCGGTGCTGATGGGCGCGACGCTGACGTTCGTGTTCACGTTCGCCTCCTTCCCCATCGTGCTCGCGCTCGGCGGCTTCGAGTACGCGACCGTCGAGGTGTTCGTCTACTCGGCGGTCCGACAGCTCGACTACGCCGAGGCGGCCGCGCTGGCGACCGTCGAATCCGCCGTCTCGCTCACGCTCACGGCGGTGTACCTCCGGTACGAGCGCGAGCAGACCGCCGAGCGCCGGGACGTCCGCCCGCTCGCGCGGGAGCGACTGCTCCCCGAGCGGTGGACCGATGCGACCGCCTGGACGCGCGACCGACTCGCCTCCCGGCTGGCGGTCGCCGGCTACGCCGGGGTAGTGCTGGTCGTGTTCCTCGGGCCCATCGTCAGCATGGTGTACGCGAGTCTGACGGTGGACGGGGGGTTCACCCTCGACGCCTACCGGTTCCTGCTCCGCCGGCAGGTGTCGGGGGCGGCGTTCCAGGTCCGGCCGCTTCCGGCCGTCCTGAACTCGCTGGCGTTCGGCGCCGCGACGCTCGTCGTCGCGCTCCCGATGGGCGTCTCGATGGGCGTGCTCACCACGCGACGGTTCCGCGGCCGGGTGCTCGTCGACGCGCTGTCGATGGCGCCGCTGGCCGTGTCGGGCATCGTCGTCGGCCTCGGCCTGCTCCGGGGGCTGGTGTTCGGCGTCGAGGCGTTCGGCTACCGGTTCACGGCCTCGGGCCCGGCGGCCATCGTCGCCGCCCACGCCGTCGCGGCCTACCCGTTCGTCGTCCGGAACGTCTCGCCGGGGCTGGACGGCCTCGACCGGACGCTCGTCGAGTCGGCCCGCTCGCTCGGCGCCTCGCGGGTCCGCGCGCTGCTGGACGTCGAACTGCCGCTGGTCTGGCCGGGGGTCGTCGCGGGCGCGGCGTTCGCGTTCGCCATCAGCGTCGGCGAGTTCGACGCGACGGTCATCCTCGCCGAGGGCGGCGACGTGTACACGATGCCGGTCGCCGTGGAGCGGTTCATCGGCCGACGGCTCGGCCCCGCGACCGCGATGGGCACGGTGCTGCTCGCGGTGACGGCCGCCTCGTTCGTCGTCATCGAGCGCGTCGGAGGTGGGTTCCGTGGCTGA
- a CDS encoding thiamine ABC transporter substrate-binding protein: MNRTRREFLTAAGAGGTALLAGCQAEPLDEGTDTPADAGTEPTGTTTGTPEGADTLVVATYPPFVDAPSTSPGAWLKEEFESEFDATLVYQTPDSELNYYLERAIQGVEFEADVYVGLDTGQLIDADGRQGEGELTDPLFAEAGDLEGTDRLREGLQFDPRNRAVPFDTGYVSLVWNATMDDGEFAAPETFEGLTEPEYEGDLIAQNPTSAATGEAFMLHTVKQYGPDGFLDYWDRLRENGVTVLGSWTDAYSAYESEEAPMVVSYSTDQVYAAMEDQDLQKHQVRFLNDQGYANPEGMARFADSDAPGLAEEFMSFMLRPEVQAGIAQRNVAFPAIDDAPLPEDYSQYAMEPPEPVTFTYDELQGNVDEWTDQWARRFAGG; this comes from the coding sequence ATGAACCGAACGAGACGCGAGTTCCTGACGGCCGCGGGGGCCGGCGGCACCGCCCTCCTGGCGGGCTGTCAGGCCGAACCCCTCGACGAGGGAACCGACACCCCCGCCGACGCCGGGACCGAACCGACGGGGACGACGACCGGAACCCCCGAGGGGGCCGACACGCTCGTCGTGGCGACGTACCCGCCGTTCGTCGACGCGCCGAGCACGAGCCCCGGCGCGTGGCTCAAGGAGGAGTTCGAGTCGGAGTTCGACGCGACGCTCGTCTACCAGACGCCCGACAGCGAGCTGAACTACTACCTCGAGCGGGCCATCCAGGGCGTCGAGTTCGAGGCGGACGTGTACGTCGGGCTCGACACCGGACAGCTCATCGACGCGGACGGCCGGCAGGGCGAGGGCGAACTCACCGACCCCCTGTTCGCCGAGGCCGGCGATCTGGAGGGGACCGACCGCCTGCGTGAGGGGCTCCAGTTCGACCCGCGGAACCGGGCGGTGCCGTTCGACACCGGCTACGTCTCGCTCGTCTGGAACGCGACGATGGACGACGGCGAGTTCGCCGCCCCCGAGACGTTCGAGGGGCTGACCGAACCCGAGTACGAGGGGGACCTCATCGCCCAGAACCCCACGAGCGCCGCGACCGGCGAGGCGTTCATGCTCCACACCGTCAAGCAGTACGGGCCGGACGGCTTCCTCGACTACTGGGACCGCCTGCGCGAGAACGGCGTGACCGTGCTGGGGAGCTGGACCGACGCCTACAGCGCCTACGAGAGCGAGGAGGCGCCGATGGTCGTCTCCTACTCCACCGACCAGGTGTACGCGGCGATGGAGGACCAGGACCTCCAGAAGCACCAGGTTCGGTTCCTCAACGACCAGGGATACGCCAACCCCGAGGGGATGGCCCGGTTCGCCGACAGCGACGCGCCGGGGCTCGCGGAGGAGTTCATGTCGTTCATGCTCCGGCCGGAGGTCCAGGCCGGCATCGCCCAGCGCAACGTCGCCTTCCCGGCCATCGACGACGCCCCGCTGCCGGAGGACTACTCGCAGTACGCGATGGAGCCGCCGGAACCGGTCACCTTCACGTACGACGAGTTGCAAGGGAACGTCGACGAATGGACCGACCAGTGGGCGCGGCGCTTCGCCGGCGGGTGA
- a CDS encoding SGNH/GDSL hydrolase family protein, with protein sequence MDEDRDGSDRSTGERSRRDVLRAGGVLTGVALSGPGLAAGVPAGDADPTDDEDADEGGTIGTWAASPQQPTDDAGHVRGFRDRTIRNVVRTSVGGAGVRVRFTNAYGRGSLTIDDASVGIWDADSRTVRGGTRPVPFDGDGSVTIRPGERAYSDPVPLEVGPERDVAVSLYAAAPTGPPTTHEDARRTTYLAAGNRVDDADGSAFSSPPAGESDVTASWFLLEGLDVVDPAPDVGGSIVCLGDSITDGVGSSLDANATYPDRLAERVNGDPGVRRSLLNAGIGGNRLLDDTSCCGSAAVERFEDDVLARPGVTDVVLLAGINDVGYAARKRAADVTVDDLVSGMERIVEGAHGNGVRVVGGTLTPFRGASYYTAGGERVRRTVNEFVRTGGAFDGVVDFDEAIRDPDDPRRLRPAYDSGDHLHPNDDGYRAMAEAVDLDLFRDLDDEEDG encoded by the coding sequence ATGGACGAGGACCGCGACGGGTCCGACCGGAGCACCGGCGAGCGGTCGCGGCGCGACGTGCTGCGGGCGGGCGGCGTCCTGACCGGGGTCGCGCTGAGCGGCCCGGGCCTCGCGGCCGGCGTCCCGGCCGGGGACGCGGATCCGACCGACGACGAGGACGCGGACGAGGGGGGCACAATCGGGACGTGGGCGGCGAGCCCCCAGCAGCCGACGGACGACGCGGGTCACGTCAGGGGGTTCCGCGACCGGACGATCAGGAACGTCGTCCGGACCAGCGTCGGCGGCGCCGGCGTTCGGGTGCGGTTCACGAACGCGTACGGCCGGGGGAGCCTCACGATCGACGACGCCTCGGTCGGGATCTGGGACGCGGACTCGCGGACCGTCCGCGGGGGGACCCGCCCGGTGCCGTTCGACGGCGACGGTTCGGTCACGATCCGACCGGGCGAGCGCGCGTACAGCGACCCGGTCCCGCTGGAGGTGGGACCCGAACGGGACGTCGCCGTGAGCCTCTACGCGGCGGCTCCGACCGGGCCGCCGACGACCCACGAGGACGCCCGCAGGACCACCTATCTCGCCGCCGGCAACCGCGTCGACGACGCCGACGGCTCCGCGTTCTCTTCCCCGCCGGCGGGCGAGTCGGACGTCACGGCGTCGTGGTTCCTCCTGGAGGGGCTCGACGTCGTCGACCCCGCCCCCGACGTCGGCGGGTCGATCGTCTGTCTCGGCGACTCGATCACCGACGGCGTCGGCTCCTCGCTCGACGCGAACGCCACGTACCCCGACCGCCTCGCCGAACGGGTCAACGGCGACCCGGGCGTCCGGCGGTCCTTGCTCAACGCCGGCATCGGCGGGAACCGACTCCTCGACGACACCTCCTGCTGTGGCTCCGCCGCGGTCGAGCGCTTCGAGGACGACGTCCTCGCACGGCCCGGCGTGACCGACGTGGTCCTCCTCGCGGGGATCAACGACGTCGGGTACGCCGCGCGAAAACGGGCCGCGGACGTGACCGTCGACGACCTCGTCTCGGGGATGGAACGGATCGTCGAGGGGGCCCACGGGAACGGGGTGCGCGTCGTCGGCGGGACGCTCACGCCGTTCCGGGGGGCGTCGTACTACACCGCGGGGGGCGAGCGGGTACGCCGGACGGTCAACGAGTTCGTCCGGACGGGCGGCGCGTTCGACGGGGTGGTCGACTTCGACGAAGCGATCCGCGACCCCGACGACCCCCGGCGCCTCCGGCCGGCGTACGACAGCGGGGACCACCTCCACCCGAACGACGACGGCTACCGGGCGATGGCCGAGGCGGTCGATCTCGACCTGTTCCGGGACCTCGACGACGAGGAGGACGGGTAG
- a CDS encoding ATP-dependent DNA helicase has product MKPSDLSTLPPGVPEALEDEGVEELYPPQAEAVEAGVADGESVVASVPTASGKTLIAELAMLSAVQRGGKALYIVPLRALASEKKAEFERWEEFGVDVGVSTGNYESDGEWLASRDVIVATSEKVDSLVRNGAAWVDDLTCVVSDEVHLVDDSHRGPTLEVTLAKLRRVNPGLQVVALSATVGNADEVADWLDADLVQSDWRPIDLKTGVHYGNAVNFDDGSQREVPVGTGEKQTESLVADALDERIDGQGGSSLVFVNSRRNAEGAAKRMAEVTSRRLDAGEKNDLRELAAEIRDVSDADTSEDLARCVEKGAAFHHAGLASEHRSLVEDAFRDRLVKCICATPTLAAGVNTPARRVIVRDWKRYDGEFGGMKPLDTLEVHQMMGRAGRPGLDPYGEAILLAKDRDTMDELFERYLWAEPEAVRSKLAAEPALRTHVLATVASGFATSREGLLDFLDRTLYASQTDDDARLAEVTDRVLEYLEVNGFLDREGGSLTATGIGHTVSRLYLDPMSAAEIIDGLEAAEADAESLRQSPADRQSGGRDAEGVDAGVTAGETGFVTGNELAASSGADGGGDGRGGEDAGDGSGRAGGAGGTERTVTPLGLYHLVSRTPDMYQLYLKSGDRETYEEEFYEREGEFLGHAPSEFEDVAFEEWLSALKTARLLEDWASELDEDRIAERYGVGPGDIHGKVDTAEWLLGAAERLSAELDLDSTIAVREARKRVEYGVGEELLDLAGVRGLGRKRARRLHEAGIETRADLREADKPVVLGALRGRRRTAERVLENVGRKDPSMDGVRKDAGASAAATAAVEGDDEGGQATFGDFS; this is encoded by the coding sequence ATGAAGCCATCCGACCTCTCGACCCTCCCGCCGGGCGTCCCCGAGGCGCTGGAGGACGAGGGGGTCGAGGAGCTCTACCCGCCCCAGGCCGAGGCGGTGGAGGCCGGCGTCGCCGACGGCGAGTCCGTCGTCGCCTCCGTCCCCACGGCGTCGGGCAAGACGTTGATCGCCGAACTGGCGATGCTGTCGGCGGTCCAGCGCGGCGGGAAGGCGCTCTACATCGTCCCGCTGCGGGCGCTCGCCTCCGAGAAGAAGGCCGAGTTCGAGCGCTGGGAGGAGTTCGGCGTCGACGTGGGCGTGTCGACGGGCAACTACGAGTCCGACGGCGAGTGGCTGGCCTCCCGCGACGTCATCGTCGCCACCTCCGAGAAGGTCGACTCGCTGGTGCGCAACGGCGCCGCGTGGGTCGACGACCTCACCTGCGTCGTCTCGGACGAGGTCCACCTCGTGGACGACTCCCACCGGGGACCGACGCTGGAGGTCACGCTGGCGAAGCTCCGCCGGGTCAACCCCGGCCTGCAGGTCGTCGCGCTCTCGGCGACGGTCGGCAACGCCGACGAGGTGGCCGACTGGCTCGATGCCGACCTCGTCCAGTCCGACTGGCGCCCGATCGACCTGAAGACCGGGGTCCACTACGGCAACGCCGTCAACTTCGACGACGGGAGCCAGCGCGAGGTGCCCGTCGGGACCGGCGAGAAGCAGACCGAGTCGCTCGTCGCCGACGCGCTCGACGAGCGCATCGACGGGCAGGGCGGCTCCTCGCTCGTGTTCGTCAACTCCCGCCGAAACGCCGAGGGCGCCGCCAAGCGCATGGCCGAGGTGACGAGCCGACGGCTCGACGCCGGCGAGAAGAACGACCTCCGGGAACTCGCCGCGGAGATCCGGGACGTCTCCGACGCCGACACGAGCGAGGACCTCGCGCGCTGCGTGGAGAAGGGCGCCGCGTTCCACCACGCGGGGCTCGCCTCGGAGCACCGGTCGCTCGTCGAGGACGCCTTCCGGGACCGGCTGGTCAAGTGCATCTGCGCGACGCCGACGCTCGCGGCCGGGGTGAACACGCCAGCCCGCAGGGTGATCGTCCGCGACTGGAAGCGCTACGACGGCGAGTTCGGCGGCATGAAACCGCTCGACACCCTGGAGGTCCACCAGATGATGGGCCGGGCGGGCCGGCCGGGGCTCGACCCCTACGGCGAGGCCATCCTGCTCGCGAAGGACCGCGACACGATGGACGAACTGTTCGAGCGCTACCTCTGGGCCGAACCCGAGGCCGTCAGGTCGAAGCTCGCCGCCGAACCCGCGCTCCGCACCCACGTGCTCGCGACGGTCGCCTCCGGGTTCGCCACGTCCCGCGAGGGGCTGCTCGACTTCCTCGACCGGACGCTGTACGCCAGCCAGACCGACGACGACGCCCGGCTGGCGGAGGTGACCGACAGGGTGCTGGAGTATCTCGAGGTCAACGGGTTCCTCGACCGCGAGGGCGGGAGCCTGACCGCGACCGGCATCGGCCACACCGTCTCGCGGCTCTACCTCGACCCGATGTCGGCCGCCGAGATCATCGACGGGCTGGAGGCCGCCGAGGCGGACGCGGAGTCGCTTCGGCAGTCGCCCGCGGATCGCCAGTCCGGCGGCCGGGACGCGGAGGGCGTCGACGCCGGCGTCACGGCGGGGGAAACGGGGTTCGTCACGGGCAACGAACTCGCGGCGTCGTCCGGGGCGGACGGCGGCGGGGACGGCAGAGGCGGCGAAGACGCGGGCGACGGGAGCGGGAGGGCCGGGGGAGCCGGGGGGACCGAGCGGACGGTCACGCCGCTCGGCCTCTACCACCTCGTCTCGCGCACCCCCGACATGTACCAGCTCTACCTGAAGTCGGGCGACAGGGAGACGTACGAGGAGGAGTTCTACGAGCGCGAGGGGGAGTTCCTGGGCCACGCGCCCTCGGAGTTCGAGGACGTCGCCTTCGAGGAGTGGCTCTCCGCGCTCAAGACCGCTCGCCTGCTCGAGGACTGGGCGTCCGAACTCGACGAGGACCGCATCGCCGAGCGCTACGGCGTCGGCCCGGGCGACATCCACGGCAAGGTCGACACCGCCGAGTGGCTGCTGGGCGCGGCCGAACGGCTCTCGGCGGAACTCGACCTCGACTCCACCATCGCGGTCCGCGAGGCCAGAAAGCGCGTCGAGTACGGCGTCGGGGAGGAACTGCTGGACCTCGCGGGCGTCCGCGGCCTGGGACGCAAGCGCGCTCGACGGCTCCACGAGGCGGGAATCGAGACGAGGGCGGACCTGCGCGAGGCGGACAAGCCGGTCGTGCTCGGCGCCCTGCGGGGGCGGCGGCGGACCGCCGAGCGAGTGCTGGAGAACGTCGGCCGAAAGGACCCCTCGATGGACGGCGTGCGCAAGGACGCCGGCGC
- a CDS encoding alkaline phosphatase PhoX, whose product MRPELSRRETVETAALLALGGQFGIGAVAADDGRDADDEHGDEGGASLNRFATTIIGAEITGMFVTERGEFFFNVQHPDANLDGENEPGIVGVVNGVNMNRLPEDFPSVQIPEGDDHDYADGGDGNAEPYDARVRTALGSYQTLARGGDPTDDGEELGSVYTPDDEYLTGRINPDFNGFVRSSEDDDEGYLFTNWEHRPGTMSRLRLKRRGSGRWDVLGLENVDFSDVEGTWVNCFGTVSPWGTPLTSEENYSVPDTPVWNEPGNDDVERLARHLGHEDLEENYPNPYRYGYVVEITDPEEDPTPEKRFAIGRSTHENAVVMPDERTVYATSDGTARGFYKFIADEPGDLSSGTLSAAKVAQQGPIGGDPADVSFSLEWIELGHASDDEIESWIEEYDDVTRADFVEGEDTYDANSYITTAEMDAWANGNADDDRVAFLQSRQAARRVGATAEFRKMEGINVRRNAEPGEDYAYVAMSNTNATMGDDEGDIRLDGDEWGAVYRMKLEERGENGAAHDYDVRSMEPVVVGGRNANICGGCPMDARPDSASEVCRDCQFNPTNESEDGAVGRGMEAIETVFTRENWGADAAETTIAEPDNIVVMDDGRVVIGEDTGNMGHENNMIWIYDPGTDGSRGRGRGND is encoded by the coding sequence ATGCGTCCTGAACTATCCCGGCGAGAAACGGTCGAAACGGCTGCACTGCTTGCGCTCGGCGGCCAGTTCGGCATCGGTGCCGTGGCCGCGGACGACGGGCGCGACGCGGACGACGAACACGGCGACGAGGGGGGTGCAAGCCTCAATCGATTCGCGACGACGATCATCGGCGCGGAGATCACGGGCATGTTCGTTACGGAGCGGGGGGAGTTCTTCTTCAACGTCCAGCACCCGGACGCGAACCTCGACGGGGAGAACGAGCCCGGTATCGTGGGCGTGGTCAACGGCGTGAACATGAACCGCCTCCCCGAGGACTTCCCGAGCGTCCAGATCCCGGAGGGCGACGACCACGATTACGCCGACGGCGGCGACGGGAACGCCGAGCCATACGACGCCCGCGTGCGGACGGCGCTCGGGAGCTACCAGACGCTCGCTCGAGGGGGCGATCCGACGGACGACGGGGAGGAGCTCGGGTCGGTATACACGCCGGACGACGAGTACCTCACCGGCCGGATCAACCCGGACTTCAACGGCTTCGTCCGGTCGAGCGAGGACGACGACGAGGGGTACCTGTTCACCAACTGGGAGCACCGCCCGGGGACCATGAGCCGGCTCCGCCTGAAGCGACGAGGCAGCGGTCGCTGGGACGTGCTCGGTCTGGAGAACGTCGACTTCTCCGACGTCGAGGGGACCTGGGTCAACTGCTTCGGGACCGTCTCGCCGTGGGGGACTCCGCTCACCTCCGAAGAGAACTACTCCGTTCCCGACACGCCCGTCTGGAACGAGCCCGGCAACGACGACGTGGAGCGTCTCGCCCGTCACCTCGGACACGAGGACCTCGAGGAGAACTACCCGAACCCGTACCGGTACGGGTACGTCGTCGAGATCACGGACCCCGAGGAGGATCCGACGCCCGAGAAACGGTTCGCCATCGGGCGATCGACCCACGAGAACGCGGTGGTCATGCCCGACGAACGAACCGTCTACGCCACCTCCGACGGGACGGCACGCGGGTTCTACAAGTTCATCGCCGACGAACCGGGCGACCTCTCCTCGGGCACCCTCTCTGCCGCGAAGGTAGCCCAGCAGGGCCCGATCGGCGGCGATCCGGCGGACGTGAGCTTCTCGCTGGAGTGGATCGAACTCGGCCACGCGAGCGACGACGAGATCGAATCGTGGATCGAGGAGTACGACGACGTCACCCGGGCCGACTTCGTCGAGGGCGAGGACACCTACGACGCGAACAGCTACATCACCACGGCCGAGATGGACGCCTGGGCGAACGGAAACGCGGACGACGACCGCGTCGCGTTCCTCCAGTCCCGCCAGGCCGCACGGCGAGTGGGCGCCACCGCCGAGTTCCGCAAGATGGAAGGCATCAACGTCCGCCGGAACGCGGAGCCGGGCGAGGACTACGCCTACGTCGCGATGTCGAACACGAACGCCACGATGGGCGACGACGAGGGCGACATCCGGCTCGACGGGGACGAGTGGGGCGCAGTCTATCGGATGAAGCTCGAAGAGCGGGGCGAGAACGGTGCGGCCCACGACTACGACGTCCGGTCGATGGAGCCGGTCGTGGTGGGCGGCCGGAACGCCAACATCTGCGGCGGCTGCCCGATGGACGCCCGTCCGGACTCCGCCAGCGAGGTCTGCCGGGACTGCCAGTTCAACCCGACCAATGAGAGCGAGGACGGGGCAGTCGGTCGGGGGATGGAGGCGATCGAGACCGTCTTCACGCGGGAGAACTGGGGCGCCGACGCCGCGGAGACGACGATCGCCGAACCGGACAACATCGTGGTGATGGACGACGGTCGCGTCGTGATCGGCGAGGACACCGGAAACATGGGCCACGAGAACAACATGATCTGGATATACGATCCGGGGACTGACGGGAGCCGTGGCCGTGGTCGCGGAAACGACTGA
- a CDS encoding ABC transporter ATP-binding protein, whose translation MAEEGSRAGGRPDGDGRPGRGTRAAADVRLEDLRVEYGSTTALDGVDLHVEPGEFFTLVGPSGCGKTTTLRAVAGFESPTGGSVAIGGEPMRGVPPEARGVGVVFQNYALFPHMTVAENVGYGLRFADPPGGASREERVAELLDLVDLPGFGERDPSTLSGGQRQRVSLARALAPGPRLLLLDEPMSALDARLRERLRVQVREIQRELAITTVYVTHDQEEALAVSDRVAVMNDGGVEQVGAPRDVYRQPATRFVAEFLGDNNVFSGEVLAVDDGRATVDVAGRDLVVADGSLSVGDRAVVSVRPERLRAVDAGSDRATADVLDATDAAAAADAGNRLAVTVRSAEFLGDATRLHCDWDGTRLTALTDRNLSGAVTLGFDPADAYVVGVE comes from the coding sequence GTGGCTGAGGAGGGGTCCCGGGCCGGCGGGCGCCCGGACGGCGACGGACGGCCCGGTCGCGGCACGCGCGCCGCGGCCGACGTCCGCCTGGAGGACCTCAGGGTCGAGTACGGCTCGACGACCGCGCTCGACGGCGTCGACCTCCACGTGGAGCCGGGCGAGTTCTTCACGCTCGTCGGGCCGTCGGGCTGCGGGAAGACGACCACCCTGCGCGCGGTCGCCGGGTTCGAGTCGCCCACGGGCGGATCGGTCGCCATCGGCGGCGAGCCGATGCGCGGGGTCCCGCCGGAGGCGCGCGGGGTCGGCGTCGTCTTCCAGAACTACGCGCTGTTCCCGCACATGACCGTCGCGGAGAACGTCGGCTACGGCCTGCGCTTCGCTGACCCGCCCGGGGGCGCGAGCCGCGAGGAGCGCGTCGCCGAACTGCTGGACCTGGTCGACCTCCCCGGGTTCGGGGAGCGAGACCCGTCGACGCTGTCGGGCGGCCAGCGCCAGCGCGTCTCGCTCGCCAGGGCGCTCGCGCCCGGCCCACGCCTGCTGCTGCTCGACGAGCCGATGTCCGCGCTGGACGCCCGCCTGCGCGAGCGCCTCCGGGTGCAGGTCCGCGAGATCCAGCGGGAACTCGCGATCACGACCGTCTACGTCACCCACGACCAGGAGGAGGCGCTCGCCGTCTCCGACCGCGTCGCGGTGATGAACGACGGCGGGGTCGAGCAGGTCGGGGCTCCCCGGGACGTGTACCGGCAGCCCGCGACCCGGTTCGTCGCGGAGTTCCTCGGCGACAACAACGTGTTCTCGGGCGAGGTGCTCGCCGTCGACGACGGGCGGGCGACCGTCGACGTGGCCGGCCGCGACCTCGTCGTCGCCGACGGGTCGCTCTCGGTCGGCGACCGCGCGGTCGTCAGCGTCCGCCCGGAACGCCTCCGTGCCGTGGACGCCGGGAGCGACCGGGCCACTGCGGACGTCCTGGACGCCACGGACGCCGCGGCCGCCGCCGACGCCGGGAACCGCCTGGCCGTGACGGTCCGCAGCGCGGAGTTCCTCGGCGACGCCACCCGCCTCCACTGCGACTGGGACGGGACGCGGCTCACGGCGCTGACCGACCGGAACCTGTCGGGCGCCGTGACCCTCGGGTTCGACCCCGCGGACGCGTACGTCGTCGGCGTCGAGTGA
- a CDS encoding class I SAM-dependent methyltransferase codes for MSVREEFDAWAADGRDRGMEERHWHTAKHVLARMPVEPGETVLDLGTGSGYALRALADTKGIGRGYGLDGSPEMARNAREYSREADPATDLGGETGAASATDFGFVVGDFGHLPFADDSVDHAFTMEAFYYSADPHETLREVARVLRPGGTFHCAVNYYEENVHSHAWQGNISVEMTRWDAEQYREAFREAGLAIATQDNVPDREVEIPPAGEFPTENWESREAMVERYRTYGTLLTVGVAR; via the coding sequence ATGAGCGTCCGCGAGGAGTTCGACGCGTGGGCGGCCGACGGCCGCGACAGGGGGATGGAGGAGCGCCACTGGCACACGGCCAAGCACGTGCTCGCCCGGATGCCCGTGGAACCGGGCGAGACGGTGCTCGACCTGGGCACCGGGAGCGGCTACGCGCTCCGCGCGCTGGCGGACACGAAGGGGATCGGCCGCGGCTACGGCCTCGACGGCTCGCCCGAGATGGCCCGGAACGCCCGCGAGTACTCCCGCGAGGCGGACCCGGCCACGGACCTCGGCGGAGAAACCGGAGCCGCCTCGGCCACCGATTTCGGCTTCGTCGTCGGCGACTTCGGCCACCTCCCGTTCGCGGACGACTCCGTCGACCACGCGTTCACGATGGAGGCGTTCTACTACTCGGCGGACCCCCACGAGACGCTCCGCGAGGTCGCCCGCGTGCTGCGGCCGGGCGGGACGTTCCACTGCGCGGTGAACTACTACGAGGAGAACGTCCACAGCCACGCCTGGCAGGGGAACATCTCCGTCGAGATGACCCGCTGGGACGCCGAGCAGTACCGCGAGGCGTTCCGCGAGGCGGGGCTGGCGATCGCGACCCAGGACAACGTCCCGGACCGCGAGGTGGAGATCCCGCCGGCCGGGGAGTTCCCGACGGAGAACTGGGAGTCGCGCGAGGCGATGGTCGAGCGCTACCGGACCTACGGCACGCTGTTGACGGTCGGCGTGGCCCGCTGA